AGCGGACTTATAAGGATTTCGACTCCATACCAGCTGACGAATGGCGGGAGGTATTTGACACAAATGTACATGCGATGTTTTACTTATGTCATGAGGCTTTGCCTTATATGGCGGAAGGAAGCAGCATCATTAATACAACATCTGTAAACGCGTATCACCCTAATCCGATACTCTTACCTTATGCTGCGACAAAAGCTGCTATACAAAACTTTACAGCCAATATGGCGCAGATGATGCTGGAAGCTGATAATGGCATTCGTGTAAATGCAGTAGCTCCAGGTCCGGTATGGACCCCGCTAATACCTTCCACGATTCCCGATCATGAGAATTTTGGTAAAGATACACCTATGGAAAGACCGGGGCAGCCAGCTGAGATTGCACCTGTTTTTGTATTCCTGGCCTCTGCTGCCGCTTCTTATATCTCGGGAGCAACTATTCCGGCTACAGGAGGTAAAATAGCCTTTTAGCACATAAACTTAACATTGCACATGGAGATTAATAACGATAAACTGAACTTCTGCGGGGCTTACTTTTCTAAAAAAAATCTTAAACTCATTCTTGCAGAAAGTATGACAGCAGGATTTGTAGCATCCGTGATAAGTCTGGAAATTAATTCCGGAGATTACTTCTTAGGTTCAATTGTCTGTTATCATGATGATATGAAAATATTGAGTCTGGGTGTTGAGCCGGATCTCATCCAAAAAGCCGGTGCTGTATCTGAAGAGGTTACAAATGCCTTATTAAATGGCCTAAAGGATAGGTATGAAGCGCACATCGCTGTTGCTGTCACGGGATTTGCATTTGAAGATAGAGCCATTAGTGCTGAGAATCCAGTAGGAACGGTTTTCCTTCAGATCCAATATCAAAATTCATTCATAAATAAAAAATGTCTCTTTGCAGGGGAAGCACATGACATCATAATGGCGACAGCCAATGAGATTATTGAGAATCTGTACGAAATGGTGTTGCTTTCAGAGACGCAGGAGAAAGATAAGATTTAGCGTTGAAGCACTAACAGGAAACAAAAAAAGCAGTTCTTAATAAAAAAAACTGCTTATGCAAAAAAAACTATAGTAGTAATTAGCTTAATCTCACATTGATAGCGTTCAATCCTTTTGGAGTGCGCTCTACTTCGTAGGTAACTTCGTCACCTTCTCTAACTTGGTTTTTAAGTCCTGTAGTGTGTACGAAAACATCAGCACTACCATCTTGAGGAGTAATAAAACCAAATCCTTTAGTTTCATTAAAAAACTTTACAGTTCCTGTATTCATTGTATTGTATTAAAATTATTTATACAAGAGTACGGTTTTATTTTGGTTAAATTTCGAAATACTTTTAAAAAAAGTTTTCATTATGGTAAAAGGCCTTAATTGTTGTTTTATGCCATTTTAACATATTGCAATTGTAACAAAAAAAACTAAAAAAGTTGGAAATCAGCTATATCTGAAAAAATGCACTTTTATACAATTGTCTCTGTTTTATTTAATTGGACAGGGCATTTGTCAGCAAAATGGTTCACCGGTCAAAACGTTATTAACATATATTTAACTTTGAAATGGAT
The Sphingobacterium spiritivorum genome window above contains:
- a CDS encoding SDR family oxidoreductase, with the translated sequence MEEINKPVNPIHKYPGPPFRKQEQYPPGLEKGLDPQADHGENSYKGNGLLQGKKALITGGDSGIGKAIAIAFAREGADVIISYLNEDEDAIDTKNWVEAAGANAILMPGDIRDERHCQLLISKAVEEWGGIDILVNNAAYQRTYKDFDSIPADEWREVFDTNVHAMFYLCHEALPYMAEGSSIINTTSVNAYHPNPILLPYAATKAAIQNFTANMAQMMLEADNGIRVNAVAPGPVWTPLIPSTIPDHENFGKDTPMERPGQPAEIAPVFVFLASAAASYISGATIPATGGKIAF
- a CDS encoding CinA family protein, producing MEINNDKLNFCGAYFSKKNLKLILAESMTAGFVASVISLEINSGDYFLGSIVCYHDDMKILSLGVEPDLIQKAGAVSEEVTNALLNGLKDRYEAHIAVAVTGFAFEDRAISAENPVGTVFLQIQYQNSFINKKCLFAGEAHDIIMATANEIIENLYEMVLLSETQEKDKI
- a CDS encoding cold-shock protein — protein: MNTGTVKFFNETKGFGFITPQDGSADVFVHTTGLKNQVREGDEVTYEVERTPKGLNAINVRLS